A region from the Populus trichocarpa isolate Nisqually-1 chromosome 18, P.trichocarpa_v4.1, whole genome shotgun sequence genome encodes:
- the LOC7488958 gene encoding adagio protein 1 produces MEWDSDSDLSGEEDEEGFMLNDGGGGPLPFPVENLLQTAPCGFVVTDALEPDHPLIYVNTVFEMVTGYRAEEVLGRNCRFLQCRGPFAKRRHPLVDSTVVSEIRRCLEEGIEFQGELLNFRKDGSPLMNRLRLTPIYGEDDTITHVIGIQFFTEANIDLGPVPGYSVKESSKLADKFRSGFSTYRPIPVGDRNVSRGICGILQLSDEVLSLKILSRLTPRDIASIGSVCRQLYELTKNEDLWRMVCQNAWGSETTRVLETVPGAKRLGWGRLARELTTLEAATWRKLTVGGSVEPSRCNFSACAVGNRVVLFGGEGVNMQPMNDTFVLDLNSSNPEWQHVHVSSPPPGRWGHTLSCVNGSHLVVFGGCGRQGLLNDVFILDLDAKPPTWREISGLAPPLPRSWHSSCTLDGTKLIVSGGCADSGVLLSDTFLLDLSMEKPIWREIPVSWTPPSRLGHTLSVYGGRKILMFGGLAKSGPLRFRSSDVFTMDLSEEEPCWRCVTGSGMPGAGNPSGIAPPPRLDHVAVSLPGGRILIFGGSVAGLHSASQLYLLDPTDEKPTWRILNVPGRPPRFAWGHSTCVVGGTRAIVLGGQTGEEWMLSELHELSLASSAT; encoded by the exons atggaGTGGGATAGCGATTCGGATCTGAGCGGGGAGGAAGATGAGGAGGGATTCATGTTAAACGACGGAGGAGGAGGTCCTTTGCCTTTTCCTGTCGAGAATTTGCTGCAAACTGCTCCTTGTGGATTTGTTGTCACTGATGCTCTTGAACCTGACCATCCTCTTATTTATGTCAACACTGTTTTTGAGATGGTTACTGGCTATCGAGCTGAGGAAGTTCTTGGCCGTAATTG CCGTTTCTTGCAATGCAGAGGACCATTTGCTAAACGAAGGCATCCATTGGTCGACTCCACAGTGGTTTCGGAAATAAGAAGATGCCTCGAAGAGGGCATTGAATTCCAAGGTGAGTTGTTAAACTTCAGAAAAGATGGATCTCCACTGATGAACAGGCTGCGGCTTACTCCTATATATGGGGAGGATGACACAATTACTCATGTTATTGGAATCCAGTTCTTCACCGAAGCTAATATTGATCTAGGTCCCGTGCCTGGTTATTCAGTAAAGGAGTCTTCAAAATTGGCTGATAAGTTTCGTTCTGGTTTTTCCACCTATCGTCCAATCCCAGTAGGTGATCGTAATGTTAGCCGTGGCATCTGTGGGATACTGCAATTGAGTGATGAGGTACTGTCTCTTAAGATACTTTCACGTTTGACTCCAAGGGATATTGCTTCAATTGGTTCTGTCTGCAGACAACTCTATGAGCTGACAAAGAATGAGGATCTCTGGAGAATGGTCTGTCAGAATGCTTGGGGTAGTGAAACAACTCGAGTTCTAGAGACTGTGCCTGGTGCAAAGAGACTTGGCTGGGGTCGGCTTGCTAGGGAATTGACAACTCTTGAAGCAGCAACATGGAGAAAGCTAACCGTTGGAGGTTCTGTTGAACCCTCAAGGTGCAATTTCAGTGCTTGTGCAGTTGGTAATCGAGTTGTACTTTTTGGTGGGGAGGGTGTTAACATGCAGCCAATGAATGATACCTTTGTCCTGGATCTGAACTCCAGTAACCCAGAGTGGCAACATGTCCATGTGAGCTCCCCTCCTCCTGGTCGGTGGGGACATACACTTTCTTGTGTTAATGGGTCTCATTTGGTGGTTTTTGGAGGTTGTGGAAGGCAAGGTCTATTGAATGATGTCTTTATTTTGGATTTGGATGCCAAGCCTCCGACTTGGCGTGAGATTTCTGGATTGGCCCCTCCACTTCCACGATCATGGCACAGTTCCTGCACCCTTGATGGCACTAAGTTGATTGTCTCTGGTGGGTGTGCAGATTCTGGAGTACTTCTTAGTGACACATTTCTGCTTGATTTGTCAATGGAGAAGCCTATCTGGAGGGAGATACCAGTTTCATGGACCCCACCATCTCGGCTAGGTCACACTCTCTCAGTTTATGgaggaagaaaaatattgatgttcGGGGGTTTGGCTAAGAGCGGTCCCCTTCGGTTCCGCTCCAGTGACGTGTTTACTATGGATCTAAGTGAGGAGGAACCTTGTTGGAGATGTGTAACAGGGAGTGGAATGCCTGGTGCTGGAAACCCTAGCGGCATAGCTCCTCCACCTAGACTTGATCATGTAGCTGTGAGCCTTCCTGGTGGTAGAATCCTGATCTTTGGTGGCTCTGTTGCAGGTCTTCACTCTGCCTCGCAGCTTTATCTCCTTGATCCTACTGACGAGAAACCTACATGGAGGATTCTAAATGTACCCGGGCGACCTCCAAGATTTGCTTGGGGGCACAGTACCTGTGTTGTTGGAGGGACAAGGGCTATAGTCCTTGGTGGTCAAACTGGGGAGGAGTGGATGCTGAGTGAGCTCCATGAACTGTCTTTGGCAAGTTCAGCCACCTAA